The segment TTTTAAAACAATAACGCCGGGCTGAGCCCGGCGTTGAATGGTGACGTGCCCCGTAGACTGTTTACATGGTCGGCATGGTGAAGTGATTGGTCTCTTCACGAATACCGCTGGGCCAGCGCTGGGTGATGGTTTTCATGCGAGTGTAGAAACGTACACCGTCGGGGCCGTGCATATGCAGCGGGCCAAACAGCGAGCGCTTCCAGCCCCCGAAGCTGTGGAACGCCATGGGTACCGGGATCGGTACGTTGACGCCGACCATGCCGACCTGGATCTGCTCGCAGTACTGACGCGCCGCATCGCCATCGCGGGTAAAGATCGCCGTGCCGTTGCCGTATTCGTGGGCGTTGATCATGCTGACCGCTTCGTCGAAGCTCGCCACGCGAGCAATCGCCAGCACCGGGCCGAAGATCTCCTCGGAGTGAATACGCATGCTGGGCGTCACATGGTCAAACAGGGTGCCGCCGATGAAGTAGCCATCGCCTGCGCCGTCAATCGTGGTCTGGCGACCGTCAACCACTAGCTCGGCGCCTTCATCCACGCCGGTTTGTATATAGCCCGCCACTTTGTCGCGGTGCTCGCGGGTGATCAGCGGCCCCATATCGTTGTCTGGCCCATCGACCAGGCCAGGCCCGACCGTCAATTTATCCAGTTCGGCCACCAGTTTTTCACGCAGGCGGTTGGCGGTCTCTTCGCCCACCGGTACGGCCACCGAAATCGCCATGCAGCGCTCGCCTGCCGAGCCATAGGCCGCGCCCATGAGGGCTCCTACGGCTTGATCGAGATCCGCATCGGGCATGATCACCATGTGGTTTTTAGCACCGCCCAACGCCTGAACGCGCTTGCCATGGGCTGATGCGGTAGCGTAGATGTACTCGGCGATGGGCGTGGAACCCACAAAGCTGACTGCCTGGATACGTTCATCGGTGAGCAGAACGTCCACCGCTTCTTTATCACCATTGACGACATTAAAGACACCATCCGGCAGACCCGCTTCTTTAAGCAGCTCGGCTAGGCGCAGCGGCGTAGAGGGGTCTTTTTCTGAAGGCTTCATGACGAAGGTGTTGCCGCAGGCCAGGGCGATGGGGAACATCCACATGGGCACCATGGCGGGGAAGTTGAACGGCGAGATACCTGTGCACACGCCCAGCGGCTGCATCATCGAGTAGCTATCCACGCCGCTACCAACGTTCATTGAGTGCTCGCCCTTCTGCAGGTGGGGAATGCCGCAGGCAAACTCGACCACTTCCAGGCCGCGGGTCACTTCGCCTTTGGCGTCAGAAAACACCTTGCCGTGTTCACTGGAAATCAGTCGCGCCAGCTCATCGGTATGCTCCTCAACCAGCGCCTTGAACTTAAACAGGATACGCGAACGCTTCAGCGGCGAGGTTTTTGACCAGGCGATAAAAGCCTCATCGGCGATACGCACCGCTTCGCGTGTTTCGTCAGCGGTGGCCAGCGCCACCTGGGCGCTCTGCTCACCGGTGGCTGGATTATAAACCGGCGAAGTGCGCTGGCTCTGACCGGCGGAGAGCTGACCATTAAGATAGTGGGATAACGTTTGCATATAGGCTCCTGATTAAAAGGCGGCGCTGGCTATGTTTAGCTGGCAACGTCGAAGCCTGCCTGCTCGGCAAGTTGACGCAAGTTGCGGTAACCCAGGCGGGCGTATGTCAGTGGGTGGGCGACTTCCGGGTCTTGTTCGGCTTCAACCACTAACCACCCCTGGTAGCCCTGTTCGCACAGGTGGGTTAAGGCAGGCAGGAAATCCACATTGCCATCCCCCGGCACCGTAAATAGGCCGTCTAACACGCCGTTTAAAAAGCTTTTGTCGCGGTTGCGCACCGCATCCAGCACCGGGAAACGCAGGTCTTTGCAGTGCACATGGTGGATACGCTGGCTGTAGCGTTTGGCGATGGCGAGTGGGTCGCCGCCAGCACCGCGCAAATGACCAAAATCAAGCAGCAGACCTACGCCTTCACCGGTGTTGTCCATTAAGCGTTCAACGTCGGCTTGGCTTTCGATCACCGTGCCTAAGTGGTGGTGATACACCAACTGAATGCCCTGGGATTTCAGGTAGTCGCCGACTACCTCCAGGCCATGCAGCAGGCGCTGCCAATCAGCCTCGGAGAGGTACGGACGCTGGGAGAGCGGGCGTTCCTGATCGCCGTGTACACAGTGGGTCACTTCGCACAGCACCATGACCTTGGCGCCACACTGCTTGAGCAGGTTCATGTGATCCTGAATGGCTTCAATCTCTTCTTCAGGAGTGCGTTCCAGCAAGCGCGCGGAGTACCAGCCCGACACAAGCACCAAGTCGTGGGCGCTAAGCACCTGATTCAAGGCGTCGGGCGTGCGGGGGAACTTGTTACCCAGTTCAAAGCCGCTAAAGCCTGCTTCGCGGCCCTCTTTCAAACAGGTTTCCAGTGGTGTTGCGCCGCCCAGGCTGGGCAAGTCATCGTTCGTCCAGGTGAGCGGGTTGATGCCTAAAGTAACCGTTGGCATAGCGTATTCCTTGTGATTATGTTTGTTGGTATTAATGGCGTTGGCGCTGCTTGGCCTCGCGATAGCCCTGATAGGCTTTATTGACCGTTTCCCGCTCGGAGACCTCGGGCACAGCGACGTCCCACCAGGCACCGCCTTCTTGGGTGCTGGGTAACGGATCGGTGTCCAGGGCAATCACATAGGTCGAGGTGGCGCTGCGAGCGCGCACCAGCGCCTGCTCCAGCTCCGCAATGCCGCTTACCGATTCAGACTCACAGCCCAGCGCTTTGGCGTGGGCGGCAAAATCGGTTTTGGGTGCACCCGCCTCCACACTGCGACAATCTTGCAGCAGGTTGTTGAACCCGGCGCCACCAGTGGCCTGCTGCAAGCGGTTGATACAGCCATAGCCCCGGTTATCCAACACCACTACCGTCAACTTGTGGCCCAGCATCACCGAGGTCGCCAGCTCCGAGTTGTGCATCAGGTAGCTACCGTCGCCGACCATCACCACCACTTCCCGCTCTGGCTTGGCCATCTTGACGCCCAGCCCGCCCGCTATTTCATAGCCCATACAGGAGAAGCCGTACTCCACGTGGTAGCTGCCGGGGCCGGAGCATTGCCAGAGCTTATGCAGCTCGCCGGGCAAGCCACCGGCGGCGCATACCACGGTGGTATCATTGCCAGCCTGGCGATTAACCGCACCGATCACCTGGGCATCGGTGGGCAGTGCCAGCCCTTGGTCGGCGGTCACGTTGTGCACTACCTCGGCCCATTCGCGCTTGAGCGTGCCAGTTTGTTCGCGCCATTCATCACCGCCACGCCATTCTCCCAGCGCCGCGTCGAGTTGGCCCAGCCCGACCAAGGCATCGCAACTTAGCGGCAGTGCTTGATGCTTGA is part of the Halomonas alkaliantarctica genome and harbors:
- the iolE gene encoding myo-inosose-2 dehydratase, with translation MPTVTLGINPLTWTNDDLPSLGGATPLETCLKEGREAGFSGFELGNKFPRTPDALNQVLSAHDLVLVSGWYSARLLERTPEEEIEAIQDHMNLLKQCGAKVMVLCEVTHCVHGDQERPLSQRPYLSEADWQRLLHGLEVVGDYLKSQGIQLVYHHHLGTVIESQADVERLMDNTGEGVGLLLDFGHLRGAGGDPLAIAKRYSQRIHHVHCKDLRFPVLDAVRNRDKSFLNGVLDGLFTVPGDGNVDFLPALTHLCEQGYQGWLVVEAEQDPEVAHPLTYARLGYRNLRQLAEQAGFDVAS
- a CDS encoding CoA-acylating methylmalonate-semialdehyde dehydrogenase, whose protein sequence is MQTLSHYLNGQLSAGQSQRTSPVYNPATGEQSAQVALATADETREAVRIADEAFIAWSKTSPLKRSRILFKFKALVEEHTDELARLISSEHGKVFSDAKGEVTRGLEVVEFACGIPHLQKGEHSMNVGSGVDSYSMMQPLGVCTGISPFNFPAMVPMWMFPIALACGNTFVMKPSEKDPSTPLRLAELLKEAGLPDGVFNVVNGDKEAVDVLLTDERIQAVSFVGSTPIAEYIYATASAHGKRVQALGGAKNHMVIMPDADLDQAVGALMGAAYGSAGERCMAISVAVPVGEETANRLREKLVAELDKLTVGPGLVDGPDNDMGPLITREHRDKVAGYIQTGVDEGAELVVDGRQTTIDGAGDGYFIGGTLFDHVTPSMRIHSEEIFGPVLAIARVASFDEAVSMINAHEYGNGTAIFTRDGDAARQYCEQIQVGMVGVNVPIPVPMAFHSFGGWKRSLFGPLHMHGPDGVRFYTRMKTITQRWPSGIREETNHFTMPTM